Within Vicia villosa cultivar HV-30 ecotype Madison, WI linkage group LG1, Vvil1.0, whole genome shotgun sequence, the genomic segment CATCTCAATATTCAATAATTATATTAGACTCCAAACTCAGAGGTCTATATATGCCTTATAAAAAAACACATTGAACACAAACATGTTATTCACATAGCATCTTAATCATagttcaatcacataattttgaaatCATGAACTTTAATAAATTTGATTACTTGAGTGATTAATAAATTTTTACTTAAATAAAtaattcttaattaaaatttatttatttaaattataataaataaataaataaataaaattgtacaAAAATTAATTGACCTTTTAAATAGGATACACAATTGATGTATAATATCCATTTTGATTtcatataaatcatgcatatgcATATGTATCATAATAATATATACGAGTATATTATGACATAGTTTCGTCACGACGATATGACAATCTTTACaatataaatatatgttttttaatAGAGGGGTCTCCTTCCTTCCGTACCGACTAATCCATCCGAGAGGATTATTGCTCCCGTAGCCTCCAAAAATTAGTCCTAGACCAACCTTCTCGGGTTACCATATAAATATATGAGGACCGTTATTCATACGCTAAAAATTTTACACTACTTACACCAAATCAAATATAGCATGGCCATGTTTTCATATGTAATGGTAAAAAAATAATTACTAAAGTATATAATATGTTCATTCGGTGTAGTTGCCACATTTTATGTAAGCATATCATtcctcaaaatatattttgactTAATTCTGTTTCCACTGCCTCTATAACTATTTTAAAACTTtcaacatatatacatatattgtttctGTTTACGCTCTATATGAAGAACAATATAATATGCTAATAAACCTATTTAACATAGATGGAAAAATATAGTATGAGAATAGAATGATCCTGTCCACAATATATTGTGTCTCTATATCAATTACTTGTATCCATAGCCCATATCAATTTAATATGTTAATAGTTGATCACTAGTACAAAAAAGTTAATTTAcatccgttttttattaaatttaaacctgttttttaaaataaaaaaacgggTATATATTTatcgggtgagaaatgtctaacgaatttacacccttTTAAAAACGGatgtaaatacatgctatgttacacctttttttattaaaaatcgggtgtaaatacgttcttaattacacccttttttattaaaaatcgggtgtaaatatattattaattacacCAAGTTTTACTAAAAATCGGGTGatatacgttcttaattacaccctattttattaaaaatcgggtgtatatacattcttaattacaccctattttattaAAAGTCGAGTGTAAATacattcttaattacaccctattttattaaaaattgggtgtaaatatgttcttagCTACACCCTATTTTACTAAAACTGGGTGTAAATACATTCTTAATTACaccatattttattaaaaattgggtgtaaatacattcttaattacaccctattttattaaaaatctggTGTAAATatattcttaattacaccctattttattaaaaatcgggtgtaaatatgttcttagCTACAccctttttaaatataatttacaccctttataaataaaaaattatattatatttaatttcatttataccCTATTTCATATGTTACATTACACCTTATTTCAGTTATCACATTTCTTCATATCTTCGTATTTCATGTACTAAGAAgtcatataaaattaaaaacttccaaaattaaACTTACAACAGTAGGTTTGAAATGAAATCATAAAATAGTAATACTTATAACTACTTGCAGCTACATCAAGCTCATAAGTATTCAAACTCTTTCTTAACAAAATAGCTTGACCTTAATATAGTCATGGAAAAAATAAAGATCTTGCAAAATATTAAATCTCCTCGGGCTGCAACTACTAATATTGCAGTCCTATCTCAGGCAAATCAAACCGCACAATAGAACATTGATATAATACACTTGGATCATTGAGGCTTCCCAGTACCAAGTAGCCGACCAATAAGATTAGTCACCTggcaaaaccaaaaaaataaacttTGCTTTAGACAACAAGACAATCATTATGGTTGTCAACATGCGCAGTTTCCATGAATTCATATGTAAAAACCATACTCAAATTATCAGAACTTCTATGATTTGTTTCTTTGCATTGCAGCACACTATCAAAGCAGTAAATAGTAGAAATAAAGAGTACACTATTTAACAGATGATAAACCCAACTAAGATTTTGCATCTTCAAAgccatattcagattcacaactTCTATGATCCATTGCTTTGCATGGTATTACACAATTAAGGCAATAAATAATAGAAATTTCAAAAAGAGCACACATTTTTAACAGATAGTAACCCAACTAAGAGAGCATTCTTAAACATCTGAAAAACTGACTTAGCATTAGAAACGAACAATCAATTACTGGACTTGAAAAAAAATACTACTAAATAGCTGAAATAGACACACACGGAGACAAACTTGCTAGTGACACATTCAATCCAAACAAAAACATAAGGAATATCTTACATGCCAGTATTTGGAAACACAACGATCAATGCAACTATTTTCACCCATATTTAGCTCAGACTCCTTGTACCTGAGAACATAACATGACAaacatattattatataattcaCAACAGCTAAACCTTCGAGTGAACAAGAAACTAGTCTCCAAATTCACCGGAAGACCTTCAAAACATATCAAACATAACAATTTCTTAAACACTTGCTGAAACTGGAAAAAAAAGGGGAGCTTTTTCTTACTTATTATCAACACACTTGTTGAAACAGGTCTGGGTCATCCTAAAtagtaaaaacaaaacaaaaaaaggtATGCCAAATCAATTACTATGGCAATAACAATTTTTCACTATACTTGTTACAAAAATCACAAAGCAAACATATAACAAGATAAGTGTAAATAGTCTAGTTAGTACCAAATTAACAGCTTTTCACAATCTCAAATAATGAACCTGTTGGGTACAATTCAGGTCTTAGAAATTCAATCTTAAGTTGTTCATTCTAAAACATTTAAACTTTGTAAGATTAAAGTTATTATTATCACCCGTCATATTTTGTACTTAGTAGAATGGTTACACCAAACCTTTAAATGAACTATTGAGTTTATTATTGATCTTATTCCAACTACACTATGCTCTATGAAGGCCTTATTCACGAAGCTTCCGTGTGATATGATTGAGTCAAGTCAACAATCTGCATAAGAAAGGACACATACTAGTGAAATTTAAGATTTAATGGCAGAAAAGTGGCAATCACCTAGTATGCAGGGGGGAAATTAAGTAAAAGAAAATTTAGAATGACCTTGCTATCATCTATCGTCGAAGGTGGTAAGTTTCTCCTTGATGTGTTCATTGGTTTTGCTGTATCGTAATAGCTAAACTTGGACGGCTGAAAATTTTGAAAGTAACCTTTTATAAGTGGCTAACATTTTATATCGAGAAAATAGTTCTTTCAAATCTCAACGAAAACTagttaattcaaattatgttTATAGTTAAGCTTCTACAACTGAACTTGTTATATTCATCGTATTGAAACTCAATTAAATATTGTTGTATATATAAATCTGACACTCACATGCTCAATGAGAGCTAGATTTACCTCAAAGAATTATCGGATGGTCCATATGTCTTCCCAGTAATCATTGAAGAGATAAGCCTACATTTAAATTTTTGCCTCAAATATTCATAACAAGTGAAAGTGAACTTTCTGCTGGGTGCAAAGTTACATTCTATTATATTTTTTCAGTCATACCTTCATGTAAATTTTTTTAGCTAAGGAAGGAATGACTTCTGATCCAAAGTCATTTGCAGTTGGAAAGAGCCATCTAAATTAAATCAATTGGTATCACTGAGCAAACAAGCTTTGCAATAGGATCAACATATTTGTGCATATTTCAATATTGGCGCCAGAAAGGTCGTGAAATCAGAACTGTTTGAACAAGGGAAGGAAGTCTCAAGAAGTATCTGCCAAATATCTGAACtcataaacaaaaacaaagaggGGATTAGTAACAAAAAAATAGGCTACAAGAAACTACAAAACCGATTCATAATTAGTTAGACTCCAGTCAATAAAACTTGAAACATCATCAGATAAATTATATGTAAATCAACCTGCTTAGTTAAGTTAAGCTTTTAAGATTTTCCTGTCAGGGTGCATGATTGCTCTCCAAGAATACTCAGCTTGAAACTATGTTATAGAATAGACCTTTACGGTTTTAGATGTGTCGCACACAACAAGGTTGTCTGTGTCAGTTGAAGTGGTACATAGCCAATTGACCAGTGAAACAAAATATATAAGTGATCACATAATAGACAAATTTCGCAGAAACAAGAAAAGTAACCGGCACCCTGAAAGTTTCAATGAAATATGCTGTGAAACTCACCTTCTGAGGTACACCAATATTCAAATGTAGGATAACATTGTTGTTGTCACTTGACCCAGAATCAGTATAACTGAACCAGTTCCATACCTTCACCAATTTATCATTTCCCCCAGATATTAAGAATTTCCCTCTGTCCCAAACAAATATAATAGCTAACTTTCTATAAATTGTACTATGATCCTCAATTTCTCGGATTTTGGAGTTTGATGGAAAACCGAAATATCAGTTGGATTTAAAAGGGTTGCAGAATGATAAAGGTTTAGTAGCAGTTGAAGGAGTGAAGTACTTGGAAAAGCAGTGGTATATTTTGGATACTGATGTTAGTAATTTGCATTATTTGGCTAATAGTATTTATTATGCTTGTAGTTTATCAGAATGTACGAGCATCGGGAAAATTAGGAAAATTATCATTGACTTCCACACTTTTCCCTTTTTCACCAACTCACAGACTTTTCCAACAAAAGGTTCATCCATTTCCATTGCCTCTTGTTCCGTCCCATTTGCACCAATGTCGCTAACATTACCAGCTTCTACCACTTTCTATGCTGCTTCATCAACTTCAGCCACCAAATGCTCTTCCAAATTTGGATTAGTAACAACCATTGTTCTCCTCGGTTTACCTGGTGTTTTCCTCTTTGCAGATCTCGCAGCGGTAGTAGCACTAGATTTAGGTTTTTTCTGCTCTGTTACACAATCAGGTAAAATatactaaaacaaaacaaaaaacaatactCTATAGtcctatcattaaatataaatagttatataattataatgagtaattaattatattttttctattatatccttaaatatttattattttcttgtttcaattaagtaaatttatcttccacgtatcattaataaaaaataattttataaaaactttcgtaattttttaatttgatacaacaattattatatttttattatgtgtaaaaaattcaaaacaatttataataaaaaatggaggtTATAGTTATCAAATCAAGTGATGAACATAACAAATTAGTAGCTTCATTCATTTTGATATTTCCATGTTCTACAAAATAACTCAAATCAATACCTTCATATATAACAACCAACCAGTACTAATCACTACAATTGAAAGCAACTTTTACAAGCTGCACAAAAAAAGTACTAACAGCAATTAAATTCCTGTAAACTAATAAAGAAAATTAGGAATATTAAATTGGTTCTATACCAAAGAAAAGTAATATTATGCTGTCACAAACCAAAGAGTATCATGCCTTGGCTTTGGTTCAAACAATTTCTACTTTGTGGCCAAATCTTGCTTCTTTAAGCTTAGAAATCACTCTTTTAAGCTTCTGAatcatattttcaagatcaaattcCATGTCCATCGTAAAGGACCTAACACTTTTCTTGTTGATTTCATTGACATTTATTTCACTAAATGGACTCTTGATTTCATCTTCAACCCCACATTCAGATAATTCACCACCCACATTTGATGATATTAAAACATCAAATTCAAGACTAGACAAAGAGACTTTGTTTCTGATAGCATAGCTTTTGCTTTCATATTCACTATCAGATAAAACGATTATGTCACTAGACACATTTGCTTCTTTGATCCCATTTTCATCTTTCAAATCTTTCTCGAAATGCTTATGTTCATAGATTATGCCACCACAGTTGTACTCTTTCGAGACAGGCTCACATTCCTCCACAGATACGGAAGGAAATCCAAGATGAACACCACTTTTGCTAAATGTTCCTGCATGAGATCTATGTTTCCTTGAAGTAGCACTTCTCTTCCGCTTCACAATGTTCTTAACAAAGTCCTCACGACCCAATGCCGATTGCCTCCACCACTTTGTGTAACGCATAGTAACATCTGCCTAAAAAAATCTTGATGGAAAATATAAATTGCTATCAGATATGGGCATGCAGTAGTTTTTCCAAGCAATTTCTTTAGTCTCATTAAATTTAGGCACATAACCAGGAACATCTTGATCCATTCCAAATTGCATAGAAACTCTTATGTGGGAGATATTGCTCTATAGAGTCAAATCCAACTAACTCAGAAACTCTCATACATGTAACAAATGACATCATTTCTTTATCCAGATCTTTCTTAAATGGTACCCAAAATTCACCATTTGGATAAATTTTTGAACCTCTCCCACACCCAAAATTGTAAATTTTTGAACCTCTCCCACACCCAAATTTGAACTTGtgtatttcgaactaaagcgaagtTTACTGGTTTTTTTAATGCTGCTATGCTAAAACTCTATTTTCTAGAACTAGAAAGAAACCagaaagaagttgaaaaacatgCGATAAACAGTCTaaagtttatcattatcattcaAACGAACTCTAATTGCCAATATACAGCACTAGAACAAACTAAAGCACACCAAGAAAACACATAGGCAAATCACTGCATACTTATATCACTGGCATTTAGCacataaaaaaacatataatagaCAGTACAAAGTTTATCATTATCACTCAAATTAACTCTAATTGCCAATATATAGCACTAGAACAAACTAAACAAAACCAAATTATCATCCCAAAGACAAAATTA encodes:
- the LOC131644536 gene encoding uncharacterized protein LOC131644536 yields the protein MVGDGSKRDDSLLLINNTNVFSALDTLKKKKSDSKVFWAMEPLNATSWGDVDDDDYYYATTASPQFVWPVSEPQGSEDKQDNFEADVTMRYTKWWRQSALGREDFVKNIVKRKRSATSRKHRSHAGTFSKSGVHLGFPSVSVEECEPVSKEYNCGGIIYEHKHFEKDLKDENGIKEANVSSDIIVLSDSEYESKSYAIRNKVSLSSLEFDVLISSNVGGELSECGVEDEIKSPFSEINVNEINKKSVRSFTMDMEFDLENMIQKLKRVISKLKEARFGHKVEIV